GTGTTTATATTGGAAAGGGCGTGTCTGTCGGGAGACTTCAGAGCGTTCAGAGGCCTAGTTTAGGCTAGAAAATgactaaattttatttttttccattccaaaaaaaataaataaataaaagtacaccTCAGGGAATTTTCATAACCCTTTTAACAGCAAGCTTGTGGTACTATAACGTTATGATATTACATTGTGAATATTGTCAGAGTCCACAGGGCCAAAATTTCTTCAAAGTTGAAATATAAATTTATGATATTTGACCCTTAGGTTACAAAACTGACAAAAGCAATTCATCAGCTGATGCAGAGCGAATAAAGACTGCAGATTTTActtttacaccaaaaaaaaaaaataataataataataataataataattccttgaATGTGCACCTGGCTTAAAGTTAACAAGTTTCCTCACAGTTTCCCTTTAGTCCAGCCATAGAACAACCCCCAAGTACTTCAGACTTTTCAGAATGGTTTCTCGGATGTTGAGATTACTTCATATAAATGTACACTTTGCAAATGAGACACTGGGGAAACCAAAGAGAGTGATGTAAGGGATAAATAACAGCACAATTATACCTCTGTCGACCGCAAGCATGACGAGGAATGCATTAAAGGCACTGACACAAGACAGAAACAAAAGGAAGCCAAGGCCTTGGAGTCATAGGCGGAGTAATACTCTGGCTACTTTCTCACACACATAGAGGAGATGAGAATTCTCCGAAAAAGGGAACACCTGTGTCCTGACCTGAAGAAGCATTAAGGCTGCAACAATACTTCCAAGTCAGACCCTCATTAAATGTTGCTAAAAATACCACATTCAGGAAAGACATTTTAGAGTCATTCCATCACCTGATGGTATGCAAAACATCAAGGTGATAAAACATGTAATCCATTGTACAGGGCATCATGAGTGGCCCGGAGACGGTTTCCACTGAGAGCCAAGTTGGTAACAGCAGGCCCCGAGAAGCCCAGACATGAGCAAGTCTGGCCCTCACCTGCATCCTTTCATTATATGACCACAGAATGATAACATCACCAGAATGTCCTCCAAAACTGACTCATTACAGCACGCTGGGTTGAGGAAATGAATCATATTTGCAGAAACtacatgcaaaacaaaaatatatatatcgtaACCTGGAGAATGCACAATTTTAGGAAAGACATTTTCACACTAGCTAGTTACAATTTGCATGACTAGGTAATATTTATAACCTTTTACCTTTCTCAAGAAATTTaactggggggaggggggggtgcACACTATTCGTCTTTGCTTCCACGTCAGCCATATCAGCCATCTAAAGCAAGGGTTATTAAACTTTCCATGCAAAAGGGCAAGATTCCTAAAATGCAGCTATACATTAATGTACATACAGTGAGAGTAAAATATTAGGTGTGATAAAAGACATGTTCACAAAACGTAAATAATTGTCTTTGACTTCAGTATACTAATGTCAATGAATTAATATCGTCTAGAACAATTTACATTCAAATTCATTTGTATCAAATACACATTGTAAGTTATATTTTCAAAAATCACCATAAAATCCAAAGAGTGCtacaaaatacttttaaaaatgaacaaaacttaACAGTTATATTTTAGTGTGAAAACTAGAATGCAATTAAGACGGCCTAACAATGTCAGATTACGAAAATGTGTTAGGATTTTTAGTTacacatttacacaccctcaaaTCCCATATATCTCAACCAATGAAACCACTTGCATAGAGTTTGGAAAGACTTCTGTTAAACAGCCATTAGTTCTCACAATCTCATATAATTGGCCTGTCCAGTCACTACTTTTCCATTAAACAAAAGCCTGCTGCTCTATAGTAATGGATAACACGACTTACTAATAATAGCAAGAAAGTCTGTTCTTAAATGTTCCACAGGTAGTGGAATCTGTTCAAGACGTAATGAGGACGGAGCAGGGCAGAGCGGCCAGTTTAATGATTAGCTTCCAGGACATGTCCAAGATAATGAATGACATCATGGTCTTGATCAGGTAAATGGAGCGGGTTTCACATAATTAATGAATGAGAAACAGCCTTCCAAAGACACACTAGCTCCAGCCACTTTCAACGTTCAACAAACGACAGCGCTAACCTTGTTATTCAAGAGACGACTGGAGGAGCCATGCAAAAGCAGACACATTACGAAGGCAAATTCAAACAAGCAGAAAGGATGATACTTACGATCAAGTCCATTGATGTACCGGATTCGGATTTCACAGTGTCCCCACACAGCACTCACTACAGGGTATAGCTTCTTTCCTTTGAGTCCTCTGAACGCAACCCCTAAATATTGTCCGTCAACGATAAAACTTAAAGTCCCCTCATCCATGTCCAGGACCACCAAAAATGAGTCTGGGACGATAAAGGTTTCATCAGGCTCAAGAAAAGCTGGATACGTCCTACTGGGCTGGTTCTTGCCATTGTGATGGAGTTTGTTACGTCCCAGGTCCCAGCCCCAGGACTCGCTATTGTTTCCTACAAGTGCAGTGTATCCTACAGAATGCAGCGGTGCTTCACCCGTCGCCACACCAACAACTGCATGGGTGCCCCGCTGGCGCATGGCCCAGCTGATCTCCCACACATGCAGTCCCCGTGTGTATCCCACTTGGCCCCGGATAGCATCTGTACTCTGCGCTACAGGGTGCCGGTGGAATATGAGTTTATTTTCCTCTTTAACAAATATGTTTAGCGAGCGGTCATCGTTGTTCCACGAGTGCTGAACTTGGACTTCCTGTGAGGCTGATGGCATGTCCAACAACATATCCAAGCGGGAGGGCTTGATGTAGTCCAGGGCCTGCAGCTCCAGCTTGAGAGGCCGAAACGCCGGGTCCCGCATGTCCACAGTCTTTATGCCTCCCGGAACCTTCTGCCCCATGCTCTGGGTGGTCTTCTTAGCACCTTATTC
This Carassius gibelio isolate Cgi1373 ecotype wild population from Czech Republic chromosome A23, carGib1.2-hapl.c, whole genome shotgun sequence DNA region includes the following protein-coding sequences:
- the LOC127944976 gene encoding SPRY domain-containing SOCS box protein 1, giving the protein MGQKVPGGIKTVDMRDPAFRPLKLELQALDYIKPSRLDMLLDMPSASQEVQVQHSWNNDDRSLNIFVKEENKLIFHRHPVAQSTDAIRGQVGYTRGLHVWEISWAMRQRGTHAVVGVATGEAPLHSVGYTALVGNNSESWGWDLGRNKLHHNGKNQPSRTYPAFLEPDETFIVPDSFLVVLDMDEGTLSFIVDGQYLGVAFRGLKGKKLYPVVSAVWGHCEIRIRYINGLDPEPLPLMDLCRRSVRVALGRERLSEIHGLPLPASLKNYLLYQ